A part of Desulfovibrio sp. TomC genomic DNA contains:
- a CDS encoding glycosyltransferase family 2 protein, translating to MPEKQSYTPRISVVILCYKAGNSIPAFVQDVCNAMDRLGNDYELVLVGNRNRGDTTDPTPAVVQALAAADPRIIALSLEKRGMMGWDARTGLAVATGDIIALIDGDYQMPPEDLEHVCRQLIDDDLDLAMTCRAVRKDGLLRRINSRMYNLLFRALFPGYPVRDVNSKPKAMTRAFFSALRLTADGWFLDAEIIIQARRHKARLGQIETVFHEGNRKSFVRPDAVLEFLRNLLAARFKEFFIR from the coding sequence ATGCCCGAGAAGCAAAGTTACACACCGCGTATTTCTGTAGTCATTCTCTGCTATAAAGCCGGGAACAGCATCCCCGCCTTCGTCCAGGACGTCTGCAACGCCATGGACCGCTTGGGCAACGACTACGAGCTGGTCCTGGTCGGCAACCGCAATCGAGGCGACACGACTGATCCCACGCCGGCCGTTGTCCAGGCCCTGGCCGCGGCCGATCCCCGCATTATCGCCTTGTCCCTGGAAAAACGCGGCATGATGGGCTGGGACGCCCGCACCGGCCTGGCCGTGGCCACTGGCGACATCATTGCGCTCATTGACGGCGACTACCAGATGCCGCCTGAGGACCTCGAACACGTCTGCCGCCAGCTCATCGACGACGACCTGGACCTGGCCATGACCTGCCGGGCCGTGCGCAAAGACGGTCTGCTGCGGCGCATCAACAGCCGCATGTACAATCTGCTCTTTCGGGCGCTCTTTCCCGGCTATCCCGTGCGCGACGTCAATTCCAAACCCAAAGCCATGACCCGGGCTTTTTTCAGCGCCCTGCGCCTGACAGCCGACGGCTGGTTCCTCGATGCCGAAATCATCATCCAGGCCCGACGCCATAAGGCCCGTCTCGGACAGATCGAAACCGTCTTTCACGAGGGCAACCGCAAATCCTTTGTCCGCCCCGACGCGGTCCTCGAATTTCTGCGCAATCTGCTCGCCGCCCGATTCAAGGAATTTTTCATCCGATGA
- a CDS encoding polysaccharide biosynthesis/export family protein codes for MPVCATMPSRILLVYLATAVCLCACARPTAPPPATATSKTRPEAQSAAVAARRATLGYGDELSIAVWRQDDLKATARVDEAGRIQLPLIGEVAAGGRTISELRADLTRSYAKYLVDPQVTVTAATIRSQTALVLGEVKTQGVVPVDHDIPLFEAVARAGGFSDNAGKSTVVLFRGLDSDAPKAYVLDMKLGTSLGKGTAGFDRYLEGGDVLYVPKSAWADFDEFLGHLNAVVNAFINTERLVIFLPQLRDAINDLSKGPVNTTTTVIQQSQPVAGEYLSNSQGGVISVQ; via the coding sequence ATGCCCGTCTGCGCCACTATGCCTTCCCGCATCCTGCTTGTGTATCTGGCGACGGCTGTGTGCCTGTGCGCCTGTGCCCGCCCGACGGCCCCGCCGCCGGCCACGGCCACCTCCAAAACCCGGCCCGAAGCCCAGTCGGCCGCCGTGGCGGCCAGGCGGGCCACGCTCGGCTACGGCGACGAACTGAGCATCGCCGTGTGGCGTCAGGACGACCTGAAAGCCACGGCGCGCGTGGACGAGGCCGGTCGCATCCAGTTGCCGCTTATTGGCGAGGTGGCCGCCGGCGGGCGCACCATCTCGGAGCTGCGCGCCGACCTGACCCGGTCCTATGCCAAATATCTGGTCGATCCCCAGGTGACGGTCACCGCCGCCACCATCCGCAGCCAGACGGCCCTGGTCCTTGGCGAGGTCAAGACCCAGGGCGTGGTGCCCGTTGACCACGATATTCCGCTCTTTGAGGCCGTGGCCCGGGCCGGCGGCTTTTCCGACAACGCCGGCAAGTCCACGGTGGTGCTCTTCCGGGGTCTTGATTCCGACGCGCCCAAGGCCTACGTCCTGGATATGAAGCTTGGAACGTCCCTTGGCAAGGGGACGGCCGGCTTTGACCGCTATCTCGAAGGCGGCGACGTCCTGTACGTGCCCAAGAGCGCCTGGGCCGATTTCGACGAATTTTTGGGGCACTTAAATGCCGTGGTCAATGCCTTTATCAACACCGAGCGGCTGGTCATCTTCCTGCCCCAGCTGCGCGACGCCATCAACGATTTAAGCAAAGGGCCGGTGAATACGACCACCACCGTTATCCAACAAAGCCAGCCAGTTGCCGGGGAATACCTCAGCAACAGCCAGGGCGGCGTCATTTCGGTGCAGTAA
- a CDS encoding efflux RND transporter periplasmic adaptor subunit, whose product MTDMKTILGLALALLLWGALPAAAETVTFLGKAYCPIKYDINWPFVTKAKKTPVQGSGVQANVYELPKESFEEKSAAELGSDMRRLTILSAPIHVGQRVQEDEALITYELPLESLIVEKEALSRTELNNAERALSSVRFRLSWLESHQQDLENMASQQSAAPIDVSSNAKDISALLLEREYLTEELELAKQRYDNTLLIAHSKFGKNIDLKKLPRQGFVRSPTDGYVLWVNSSLVPGMSFTKQAALATVGKLDPILIRASVHEIAVQKLKVGDPATIIFHAWPKEPFQTTISKVDYVAQPAMLQQPSFYLIELTLPNHDMRIKEGMRCDVVVNLN is encoded by the coding sequence ATGACTGATATGAAAACCATCCTCGGGCTGGCCCTGGCCCTGCTGCTCTGGGGCGCGCTCCCGGCCGCCGCCGAAACCGTCACGTTTTTGGGCAAGGCCTACTGCCCCATCAAATACGACATCAACTGGCCGTTTGTCACCAAGGCCAAAAAAACCCCGGTCCAGGGCAGCGGCGTCCAGGCCAACGTCTACGAACTGCCCAAGGAAAGCTTTGAGGAAAAATCCGCCGCCGAACTCGGCTCGGATATGCGCCGGCTCACCATCCTAAGCGCCCCGATCCATGTCGGACAGCGGGTGCAGGAAGACGAGGCGCTCATCACCTACGAACTGCCGCTGGAAAGCCTCATCGTCGAAAAGGAAGCCCTGTCCCGCACGGAGCTCAACAACGCCGAACGGGCCTTGAGTTCGGTGCGCTTCCGCCTCAGCTGGCTGGAGTCCCACCAGCAGGACCTGGAAAACATGGCCAGCCAGCAGTCCGCCGCCCCCATCGACGTCAGCAGCAACGCCAAGGACATCAGCGCCCTGCTCCTGGAACGCGAGTATCTGACCGAGGAGCTGGAACTGGCCAAGCAGCGCTATGACAATACCCTGCTGATCGCCCACTCCAAGTTCGGCAAGAATATCGATCTGAAAAAACTGCCCCGGCAAGGCTTTGTCCGTTCGCCCACCGACGGCTACGTGCTGTGGGTCAATTCAAGCCTCGTGCCCGGCATGTCGTTCACCAAACAGGCCGCCCTGGCCACCGTCGGCAAGCTCGATCCCATTCTCATCCGGGCCTCGGTCCACGAAATCGCCGTCCAAAAGCTCAAGGTCGGCGACCCGGCCACCATCATTTTCCACGCCTGGCCCAAGGAGCCCTTCCAGACCACCATCTCCAAGGTGGACTACGTGGCCCAGCCGGCCATGCTCCAGCAGCCGTCCTTTTATCTGATTGAGCTGACGCTGCCCAACCACGATATGCGCATCAAGGAAGGGATGCGCTGCGACGTCGTGGTGAATCTCAACTAA
- a CDS encoding NAD-dependent epimerase/dehydratase family protein, which produces MNIFATGASGGLGTVLLPALAAAGHTVTALARNPRALPAVPGLQAVQGDLLNPLSYADALPGHDAVLHLAALTHAPNAGLYQRANVAATADLLAACATHCREARFVLVSTRAIGQACGDYGQSKAQAEQLVRASGLPAVILRPAEVYGVGRGEAVAALARRCARGGILPLPGQGAHVLTPVHIDDLIPAFLAALTRPAALGHTYTLAGDPIAFAALAGAIAAHHGKTLIKIPIPLRLISLAAWLAGRMLKNPPLVPDQVARLTCPKDADSTAARTDLDFSPRPLDIAAMLAD; this is translated from the coding sequence ATGAACATCTTTGCCACCGGCGCGTCCGGAGGGCTTGGCACGGTTCTTTTGCCGGCCCTGGCCGCCGCCGGGCACACGGTCACGGCCCTGGCCCGAAATCCCCGGGCTTTGCCCGCTGTTCCCGGCTTGCAGGCCGTCCAGGGCGACCTGCTCAACCCGCTCTCCTACGCCGACGCCCTGCCCGGCCACGACGCCGTGCTGCATCTGGCCGCCCTGACCCATGCCCCAAACGCCGGCCTGTATCAGCGGGCCAATGTCGCCGCCACCGCCGATCTGCTCGCCGCCTGCGCTACCCACTGCCGGGAAGCCCGGTTCGTCCTGGTAAGCACCCGGGCCATCGGCCAGGCCTGCGGCGACTACGGCCAGTCCAAGGCCCAGGCCGAGCAGCTGGTGCGCGCCTCGGGACTGCCGGCCGTCATCCTTCGCCCGGCCGAAGTCTACGGCGTCGGGCGCGGCGAGGCCGTGGCCGCCCTGGCCCGGCGCTGCGCCCGGGGCGGCATCCTGCCCCTGCCCGGCCAGGGGGCGCATGTCCTGACCCCGGTCCATATCGATGACCTGATCCCGGCCTTCCTGGCCGCCCTGACGCGCCCGGCCGCCCTTGGCCACACCTACACCCTGGCCGGCGACCCCATCGCCTTTGCCGCCCTGGCCGGGGCCATTGCCGCCCACCATGGCAAGACGCTCATCAAGATCCCCATCCCCTTGCGGCTCATCTCCCTAGCCGCCTGGCTCGCCGGCCGGATGCTCAAAAATCCGCCGTTGGTGCCCGATCAGGTGGCCCGGCTGACCTGCCCCAAGGACGCCGACAGCACGGCCGCCCGCACGGACCTGGACTTTTCGCCGCGCCCACTGGACATCGCCGCCATGCTGGCCGACTAA